In one Grus americana isolate bGruAme1 chromosome 1, bGruAme1.mat, whole genome shotgun sequence genomic region, the following are encoded:
- the LOC129205160 gene encoding T-cell activation Rho GTPase-activating protein-like, with the protein MGQVNCCRGPRDDPDPVQQCTPVPASPQPLLRQRVRLSQGRATRKRDLLLFGDALVIAKPNSRALKELWLSALLGPPEGVEGARLTQLPSIKLLLQELSGRNAVSVPPASALPSPEAAPAQHQAGAEQRPPPVPSGGSSERGLGPSAAGGTRRRRRGLPWPFARRRGSSAAAEAAGQSGSGGRGALFGQPLAALCSQDGTLPQPIQDLLALLAEHGPSTEGIFRLAVKEHVSRELREALDSGAEVHLESQPVHVLAVLLKDFLRKIPSKLLGAELYEEWMSALQKTSRQEKLAALREVAGKLPQANLLLLKSLLSLLQRISRNAASSRMTAGNLAICVGPNLLGPPEEQTLPLDALVQVTGQVPPVAAESQHLKSSSGERR; encoded by the exons ATGGGCCAGGTGAACTGCTGCCGCGGCCCCAG GGACGACCCTGACCCCGTGCAGCAGTGCACGCCTGtcccagcatcaccccagcCGCTGCTCCGCCAGCGCGTGCGGCTGAGCCAGGGCCGTGCGACGAGGAAGAGGGACCTCCTCCTCTTCGGCGACGCCTTGGTCATCGCCAAGCCCAA CTCCCGGGCGCTGAAGGAGCTCTGGCTCAGCGCGCTCCTTGG GCCACCAGAAGGAGTGGAAGGAGCCCGGCTGACCCAGCTGCCCTCCATcaagctcctgctgcaggagctgagcggCCGCAATGCCGTGAGTGTCCCTCCTGCCTCCGCTCTGCCCAGCCCCgaggctgctccagcccagcatcAG GCTGGTGCAGAGCAGCGGCCACCTCCCGTCCCCTCCGGCGGCAGCAGCGAACGTGGCCTTGGCCCCTCGGCTG CAGGCGGGAcccgcaggaggaggagggggctgccctggcccttcGCACGGCGGCGAGGCAGCTCGGCCGCTGCAGAGGCAGCCGGGCAGTCGGGCTCTGGCGGCAGGGGGGCTCTCTTcggccagcccctggcagctctctgcagccaggACGGCACGCTGCCCCAGCCCATCCAG GACCTGCTGGCTCTCCTGGCCGAGCACGGGCCATCCACGGAGGGGATCTTCCGGCTGGCGGTCAAGGAGCACGTCTCCCGGgagctgagggaggccctcgACAGCGGAGCAGAGGTCCACCTCGAAAGCCAGCCTGTGCACGTGCTGGCCGTCCTCCTGAAG GACTTCCTGCGGAAGATCCCCTCTAAGCTCCTCGGGGCAGAGCTGTACGAGGAGTGGATGAGCGCCCTGCAGAAgaccagcaggcaggagaagctggcagcACTCAGGGA gGTGGCCGGCAAGTTGCCCCAGgccaacctcctgctcctcaagagcttgctgtccctgctgcaaaGGATCAGCAGAAACGcggccagcagcaggatgacTGCCGGCAACCTGGCCATCTGCGTGGGGCCGAACCTGCTCGGCCCACCCGAGGAGCAGACGCTGCCCCTGGACGCCCTGGTGCAGGTGACGGGGCAG GTGCCTCCAGTCGCTGCAGAAAGCCAACACCTGAAGAGCTCCTCTGGGGAGAGAAGGTAA
- the LOC129205223 gene encoding uncharacterized protein LOC129205223, whose product MSKRKAVLSHVPQESILAPILFHIFISDTGSGIECTLSKLAGDPKLSGVVDSLEGKDAIQRDLGMSKQSHLDYCIQPQGLQYKEDMDLLERVQRHYVKNKVSETNEELRKKGKNGVLWKPTHDQSSLAKVLESSVAEKALGVLVDTKSTRRQQAGHCPEPHQRVPGETSPGLGGMGQVNCCRGPRDDPDPVQQCTPVPASPQPLLRQRVRLSQGRATRKRDLLLFGDALVIAKPKRGSAPRPQLCLALGQLQVLSSRKGAAGDAAQEEEEGRHTNSLVLVWPCGFCTVTFPSRALKELWLSALLGPPEGVEGARLTQLPSIKLLLQELSGRNAATTLHASSLQRLVQGQAQRRGDSAQRPRERSPGASPPPRLFALLSLAAGGTRRRRRGLPWPFARRRGSSAAAEAAGQSGSGGRGALFGQPLAALCSQDGTLPQPIQDLLALLAKHGPSTEGIFRLAVKEHVSRELREALDSGAEVHLESQPVHVLAVLLKDFLRKIPSKLLGAELYEEWMSALQKTSRQEKLAALREVAGKLPQANLLLLKSLLSLLQRISRNAASSRMTAGNLAICVGPNLLGPPEEQTLPLDALVQVTGQVTGLVEFLIEHHGDLFGEEVAGLAGTSAEESPAPGLEAETAEVRQGHRQRDNKSLPPQKVGLPPLLCLQSLQKANT is encoded by the exons ATGTCCAAGCGAAAAGCAGTACTGAGCCATGTGCCTCAGGAATCTATACTGGCGCCAATactatttcatatcttcatcAGCGACACGggcagtgggattgagtgcaccctcagcaagttggcAGGTGAccccaagctgagtggtgtggtcgATTCActagagggaaaggatgccatccagagggaccttggcatGTCGAAGCA atcccacctggactACTGCATCCAGCCTCAGGGTCTCCAGTACAAGGAAGACATGGatctgttggagcgagtccagag ACATTATGTGAAGAATAAAGTTAGTGAGACAAATGAGGAGTtaaggaagaaaggcaaaaatggaGTTCTGTGGAAACCTACTCATGACCAAAGCAGCTTGGCAAAGGTGTTGGAAAGCAGCGTggcagaaaaggccctgggggtcctggtggacaccaagtccACCAGGAGACAGCAAG CTGGGCACTGCCCTGAGCCCCACCAGCGTGTCCCAGGCGAGACCTCTCCTGGCCTCGGCGGGATGGGCCAGGTGAACTGCTGCCGCGGCCCCAG GGACGACCCTGACCCCGTGCAGCAGTGCACGCCTGtcccagcatcaccccagcCGCTGCTCCGCCAGCGCGTGCGGCTGAGCCAGGGCCGTGCGACGAGGAAGAGGGACCTCCTCCTCTTCGGCGACGCCTTGGTCATCGCCAAGCCCAA acgGGGCAGCGCCCCGCGCCcgcagctctgcctggccctgggccagctgcaggtgctgagcagcaggaaggggGCAGCCGGGGATGCcgcccaggaggaggaggagggccgGCACACCAACTCCCTCGTCCTCGTCTGGCCCTGCGGCTTCTGCACCGTCACTTTCCC CTCCCGGGCGCTGAAGGAGCTCTGGCTCAGCGCGCTCCTTGG GCCACCAGAAGGAGTGGAAGGAGCCCGGCTGACCCAGCTGCCCTCCATcaagctcctgctgcaggagctgagcggCCGCAATGCC GCCACGACGCTGCAcgccagcagcctgcagaggctggtCCAGGGCCAGGCACAG CGGCGGGGGGACAGCGCCCAGAGGCCCCGGGAGCGCTCGCCCggcgcttctcctcctccacggCTCTTTGCTCTCTTGTCCTTGGCAGCAGGCGGGAcccgcaggaggaggagggggctgccctggcccttcGCACGGCGGCGAGGCAGCTCGGCCGCTGCAGAGGCAGCCGGGCAGTCGGGCTCTGGCGGCAGGGGGGCTCTCTTcggccagcccctggcagctctctgcagccaggACGGCACGCTGCCCCAGCCCATCCAG GACCTGCTGGCTCTCCTGGCCAAGCACGGGCCATCCACGGAGGGGATCTTCCGGCTGGCGGTCAAGGAGCACGTCTCCCGGgagctgagggaggccctcgACAGCGGAGCAGAGGTCCACCTCGAAAGCCAGCCTGTGCACGTGCTGGCCGTCCTCCTGAAG GACTTCCTGCGGAAGATCCCCTCTAAGCTCCTCGGGGCAGAGCTGTACGAGGAGTGGATGAGCGCCCTGCAGAAgaccagcaggcaggagaagctggcagcACTCAGGGA gGTGGCCGGCAAGTTGCCCCAGgccaacctcctgctcctcaagagcttgctgtccctgctgcaaaGGATCAGCAGAAACGcggccagcagcaggatgacTGCCGGCAACCTGGCCATCTGCGTGGGGCCGAACCTGCTCGGCCCACCCGAGGAGCAGACGCTGCCCCTGGACGCCCTGGTGCAGGTGACGGGGCAG GTGACAGGGCTGGTGGAGTTCCTCATTGAGCACCACGGGGACCtctttggggaggaggtggccGGGCTTGCCGGCACATCGGCCGAGGAGTCGCCGGCACCAGGGCTggaagcagagacagcagaggtACGTCAGGGCCACAGGCAACGTGACAACAAAAGCCTCCCCCCTCAGAAGGTGGGActgccgccgctgct GTGCCTCCAGTCGCTGCAGAAAGCCAACACCTGA